A window of the Gemmatirosa kalamazoonensis genome harbors these coding sequences:
- a CDS encoding efflux RND transporter periplasmic adaptor subunit has translation MALLATVAGTGALLAAWKSAAAREANAAAAQQPEPAEVVAAAVAGEREHRPTTTAIGTVLALRSISLRNELAGTVRYEQLTPGRIVGPGTVLVALDVSVEEAELRAQEAQAQLAQTTLDRMQRMAERRAASAIEVDNARAERDVALAQIARTKAIIARKTIRAPFRARVGIADVHIGQFLEAGTPLTTLQGVDEAENVDFSVAQAVAAGLHAGQAVRIVAADSAPLGATIVAVDARVDPATRTAMVRARIADPRQAIAPGASVRVEVPVGASERAVVVPASALRKGPAGDHVFVLTQEKDGKTRAHVRQVTSGPVLGDEIVIVDGLQAGERVAASGSFKLREAALVALAPSTPNGNHTAAR, from the coding sequence GTGGCCCTGCTCGCGACCGTCGCCGGCACCGGGGCGCTCCTCGCCGCGTGGAAGAGCGCCGCCGCCCGCGAGGCGAACGCCGCCGCCGCCCAACAGCCCGAGCCCGCCGAAGTCGTCGCCGCCGCGGTCGCCGGGGAGCGCGAGCACCGCCCGACCACCACCGCGATCGGCACCGTGCTCGCCCTCCGCTCCATCAGCCTCCGCAACGAGCTCGCGGGCACGGTCCGCTACGAGCAGCTCACGCCGGGCCGCATCGTGGGGCCGGGCACGGTGCTCGTCGCGCTCGACGTCTCCGTCGAGGAGGCCGAGCTGCGCGCCCAGGAAGCGCAGGCGCAGCTCGCCCAGACCACGCTCGACCGCATGCAGCGCATGGCCGAGCGCAGGGCCGCGTCGGCCATCGAGGTCGACAACGCGCGGGCCGAGCGTGACGTCGCGCTCGCCCAGATCGCGCGCACGAAGGCGATCATCGCCCGCAAGACGATCCGCGCGCCGTTCCGCGCGCGCGTCGGCATCGCCGACGTGCACATCGGCCAGTTCCTCGAGGCCGGCACGCCGCTCACCACGCTCCAGGGCGTCGACGAGGCGGAGAACGTCGACTTCTCCGTCGCGCAAGCCGTCGCCGCCGGGCTCCACGCCGGTCAGGCGGTGCGCATCGTCGCCGCCGACTCGGCACCGTTAGGCGCCACCATCGTCGCCGTCGACGCGCGCGTCGATCCGGCCACGCGCACCGCGATGGTGCGCGCGCGCATCGCGGATCCGCGTCAGGCGATCGCGCCCGGCGCGTCGGTGCGCGTCGAGGTGCCGGTCGGCGCCTCCGAGCGCGCGGTCGTCGTGCCGGCGAGCGCGCTCCGCAAGGGCCCCGCGGGCGACCACGTCTTCGTGCTCACGCAGGAGAAGGACGGGAAGACTCGCGCCCACGTCCGCCAGGTCACGAGCGGTCCGGTGCTCGGCGACGAGATCGTCATCGTCGACGGGCTGCAGGCCGGCGAGCGCGTGGCGGCGTCGGGCTCCTTCAAGCTGCGCGAGGCGGCGCTCGTCGCGCTCGCGCCGTCGACGCCTAACGGCAACCACACCGCCGCGCGGTGA
- a CDS encoding citrate synthase, giving the protein MTSGLEDVVAAETVLSDVDGAAGRLTIRGHALDELAGAWRFEAVARLLLDGLVDDLPRSDDALAAALGAARREVFARCAPLLPALAALDPYDGVRAGVALLPDGDAAADALRLVAAPAVLAPALVRARRGCEAIAPDEARGHAADVVRMLRGTPDADLAAALDAYLVTVSDHGLNASTFAARVVASTRAGLASAVLAGLAALKGPLHGGAPGPVIAMLDAIAASGDARGWLEDSVARGERLMGFGHRVYRVRDPRADALKGAVRRLAAARGGGSRLALAESVERAALDVLRERKPDRALDTNVEFYTALLLEALGFPPEAFTCVFAMGRVAGWIAHAREQRATGRLIRPQSRYVGPVA; this is encoded by the coding sequence ATGACGAGCGGGCTGGAGGACGTGGTGGCGGCGGAGACGGTGCTCTCCGACGTCGACGGCGCGGCGGGGCGCCTAACGATTCGCGGGCACGCGCTCGACGAGCTGGCCGGCGCGTGGCGGTTCGAGGCGGTGGCGCGGCTGCTGCTCGACGGGCTCGTCGACGACCTGCCGCGAAGCGACGACGCGCTCGCCGCGGCGCTCGGCGCGGCGCGGCGCGAGGTGTTCGCGCGCTGCGCGCCGCTGCTCCCCGCGCTCGCGGCGCTCGACCCGTACGACGGCGTGCGGGCCGGCGTGGCGCTGCTCCCCGACGGCGATGCGGCGGCGGACGCGCTGCGCCTCGTCGCCGCGCCGGCGGTGCTCGCGCCGGCGCTGGTGCGCGCGCGGCGCGGGTGCGAGGCGATCGCGCCCGACGAGGCGCGCGGTCACGCCGCCGACGTCGTGCGCATGCTGCGCGGCACGCCCGACGCCGATCTCGCGGCGGCGCTCGACGCGTATCTCGTGACCGTGAGCGACCACGGGCTCAACGCGTCGACGTTCGCCGCGCGCGTCGTGGCGTCGACGCGGGCGGGGCTCGCGTCGGCCGTGCTCGCGGGGCTCGCCGCGCTCAAGGGGCCGCTGCACGGCGGCGCGCCGGGCCCCGTGATCGCGATGCTCGACGCGATCGCCGCGAGCGGCGATGCGCGGGGCTGGCTGGAAGACTCGGTGGCGCGCGGCGAGCGGCTCATGGGCTTCGGCCACCGCGTGTACCGGGTGCGCGATCCGCGCGCCGACGCGCTGAAGGGCGCCGTGCGTCGGCTCGCCGCGGCGCGCGGCGGCGGCTCCCGCCTCGCGCTCGCCGAGTCGGTGGAGCGCGCGGCGCTCGACGTGCTGCGCGAGAGGAAGCCCGACCGCGCGCTCGACACCAACGTCGAGTTCTACACCGCGCTCCTGCTGGAGGCGCTGGGCTTCCCCCCGGAGGCGTTCACGTGCGTGTTCGCGATGGGCCGCGTGGCCGGATGGATCGCCCACGCCCGCGAGCAGCGCGCGACGGGTCGCTTGATCCGGCCGCAGTCGCGGTACGTCGGGCCGGTGGCGTAG
- a CDS encoding citrate synthase — protein sequence MTDTINIDAVVAAGWLERRAALARLGVRAQTLYAYVSRGRVAVRPDPVDPRRSLYSAADVDALAARRARGRRASVIAASAIAWGEPAVATSISTVRHGRPIYRGADAIALAEHATLEAVAALLWEADGPVRLSARTTATSPLAALAALADRAPPSTGRPVDALRGDAARAVAALVRALGAAGGAAPAHARLGRGWSLDDAGADAVRRALVVLADHELNASTFAARVAASTGASIAACLLAGLATLSGPRHGGAADAVAALVHHAARHGPVAALADARTRGALPGFGHPLYPDGDSRAAALLAHAPLDDALAELRDAAAARGERPNVDFALLALARAHGMPPDAPFRLFALGRSVGWAAHAMEQAATGQLIRPRARYEGPPLR from the coding sequence TTGACCGACACGATCAACATCGACGCCGTCGTCGCCGCGGGCTGGCTGGAGCGCCGCGCAGCCCTCGCGCGACTCGGCGTGCGCGCGCAGACGCTCTACGCGTACGTGAGCCGAGGCCGCGTCGCCGTGCGGCCCGATCCCGTCGATCCGCGGCGGAGCCTGTACAGCGCGGCGGACGTCGACGCGCTCGCGGCGCGTCGTGCGCGCGGGCGGCGCGCATCGGTCATCGCGGCGAGCGCCATCGCGTGGGGCGAGCCCGCCGTCGCGACGTCGATCTCCACGGTGCGCCACGGACGGCCGATCTATCGCGGCGCGGACGCGATCGCGCTCGCCGAGCACGCGACGCTCGAGGCGGTCGCGGCGCTGCTGTGGGAGGCGGACGGGCCGGTGCGGCTCTCCGCGCGCACGACGGCGACTTCGCCGCTCGCCGCGCTCGCCGCGCTCGCCGATCGCGCGCCGCCGAGTACGGGGCGGCCGGTCGATGCGCTGCGCGGGGACGCCGCGCGCGCGGTGGCGGCGCTGGTCCGCGCGTTAGGCGCCGCCGGAGGCGCCGCACCGGCGCACGCTCGGCTCGGGCGCGGCTGGTCGCTCGACGACGCCGGCGCCGACGCGGTGCGCCGCGCGCTCGTCGTGCTCGCCGACCACGAGCTGAACGCCTCGACGTTCGCGGCGCGCGTCGCGGCGTCGACCGGCGCGTCGATCGCCGCGTGCCTGCTCGCCGGCCTCGCCACGCTCTCCGGCCCGCGCCACGGCGGGGCCGCCGACGCGGTCGCCGCGCTCGTGCACCACGCCGCCCGGCACGGCCCCGTCGCCGCGCTGGCCGACGCGCGCACGCGCGGCGCGCTCCCCGGCTTCGGCCACCCGCTGTACCCCGACGGCGACTCGCGCGCGGCGGCGCTCCTCGCGCACGCGCCGCTCGACGACGCGCTGGCCGAGCTGCGCGACGCCGCGGCGGCGCGCGGCGAGCGGCCGAACGTCGACTTCGCGCTGCTCGCCCTCGCGCGCGCGCACGGCATGCCGCCCGACGCGCCGTTCCGCCTGTTCGCGCTCGGCCGCAGCGTGGGATGGGCGGCGCACGCGATGGAGCAGGCGGCCACGGGACAGCTCATCCGGCCGCGGGCGCGGTACGAGGGACCGCCGCTGCGTTAG
- a CDS encoding efflux RND transporter permease subunit produces MRSFTDVFIKHPVLAIVVNLVIALVGWRAVTTLAVQQYPKIESSSVVIRTVYYGASAETVRGFLTTPIERAVSAIAGVDHIESTSRAGISTITVHLKLNHSSTAALAEVTARLQQVRSELPGDAEPPAVEVQRADRPYASFYLSFSSSKRDIPAITDWLTRTLQPQLSTLPGIQRVTVEGGRQIAMRVWIDPDKLAALNLAPGDVQAALRRNNYLAAVGQTKGDLVQVNLLANTDLRSAEEFKDLIVADRGGAVVRLRDVARVELGAEEADMVAKYNGKEAVYLGVWPLVGVNEIEVAHRLRAEMDRLRPTLPPDIDMHLAYDATTFMEDALEEITKTLTETVLIVGLVVFLFMGSIRTALVPLVAMPISLVGSAAVMYAFGFSLNLLTILAIVLSVGLVVDDAIVVVENVERHVRLGKTRIEAALIGARELVGPIIAMTITLAAVYTPIGFQGGLTGSLFLEFAITLAAAVVLSGIVAVTLSPVMSSRFVHEHGEEGRLTRLVNRAFDAVRDRYARALDAALQIRPAVVAAAVLVMAAAVPLYTYSKRELAPVEDQSHISLFMQASPDASLAASNRASLQVVDAITKFPETEFMWSLTANWGAFGGMKAKNWKERSRTTAELYGQVYGAVSQVPGLRVFPRLDPPLPTPGQYDVELVLQSDAPPEQMLETVGAVVGAGWQSGKFLYVDTDLKIDLPEARVVIDRDAVADLGLDLASVGRELGTMLGGGYVNRFNFFERSYKVIPQLGEENRATVAPLLDLKIKTPDGRLVPVSSFTRIETAAAPRTLERFQQRNAVRVFGGVKPGVTKEEGLRVLEDAARKASGPNGGVILDYAGESRQIRRESAALTASLGFAVVLIYLVLAAQFQSFRDPLIVLLGSVPLAISGALVFSYLGLTTINIYSQVGLITLVGLIAKNGILIVEFANKLQAQGAEKLAALREASLTRLRPVLMTTVATVFGHLPLVFVTGPGSQARNSIGMVLVTGMVVGTVFTLFVVPVFYSLIAADHRRAEALAPVAVPTPQPFAPEVALS; encoded by the coding sequence ATGCGCTCCTTCACCGACGTCTTCATCAAGCACCCCGTCCTCGCGATCGTCGTGAACCTCGTCATCGCCCTCGTGGGCTGGCGGGCCGTGACGACGCTGGCGGTGCAGCAGTACCCGAAGATCGAGAGCTCGTCCGTCGTCATCCGCACGGTCTATTACGGCGCGAGCGCCGAGACCGTGCGCGGCTTCCTCACGACGCCGATCGAGCGCGCGGTGTCCGCCATCGCGGGCGTCGACCACATCGAGTCGACGAGCCGCGCCGGCATCAGCACGATCACCGTGCACCTCAAGCTGAACCACAGCAGCACCGCCGCGCTGGCCGAGGTGACGGCGCGCCTGCAGCAGGTGCGCTCGGAGCTGCCGGGCGACGCGGAGCCGCCGGCCGTGGAGGTGCAGCGCGCCGACCGGCCGTACGCGTCGTTCTATCTCAGCTTCTCGTCGAGCAAGCGCGACATCCCCGCGATCACCGACTGGCTCACCCGCACGCTGCAGCCGCAGCTCTCCACGCTGCCCGGCATCCAGCGCGTGACGGTCGAGGGCGGCCGGCAGATCGCGATGCGCGTGTGGATCGACCCCGACAAGCTCGCCGCGCTGAACCTCGCGCCGGGCGACGTGCAGGCCGCGCTGCGCCGCAACAACTACCTCGCCGCGGTCGGCCAGACGAAGGGCGACCTGGTGCAGGTGAACCTGCTCGCGAACACCGACCTGCGCTCGGCCGAGGAGTTCAAGGACCTCATCGTCGCCGATCGCGGCGGCGCCGTCGTGCGGCTGCGCGACGTGGCGCGCGTCGAGCTCGGAGCCGAGGAGGCCGACATGGTCGCGAAGTACAACGGCAAGGAGGCCGTGTACCTCGGCGTGTGGCCGCTCGTCGGCGTGAACGAGATCGAGGTCGCGCACCGGCTGCGCGCCGAGATGGACCGGCTGCGTCCGACGCTGCCGCCGGACATCGACATGCACCTCGCGTACGACGCGACGACGTTCATGGAGGACGCGCTCGAGGAGATCACGAAGACGCTGACCGAGACGGTGCTCATCGTCGGCCTGGTGGTGTTCCTGTTCATGGGATCGATCCGCACGGCGCTCGTGCCGCTCGTCGCGATGCCGATCTCGCTCGTCGGATCCGCGGCGGTGATGTACGCGTTCGGCTTCAGCCTCAACCTGCTGACGATCCTCGCGATCGTGCTGTCGGTGGGCCTCGTCGTCGACGACGCGATCGTGGTGGTGGAGAACGTCGAGCGACACGTGCGGCTCGGGAAGACGCGCATCGAGGCGGCGCTGATCGGCGCGCGCGAGCTGGTGGGCCCGATCATCGCCATGACGATCACGCTCGCCGCGGTGTACACGCCGATCGGCTTCCAGGGCGGCCTCACGGGCTCGCTGTTCCTCGAGTTCGCGATCACGCTCGCCGCGGCCGTCGTGCTGTCGGGCATCGTCGCGGTGACGCTGTCGCCGGTCATGAGCTCGCGCTTCGTGCACGAGCACGGCGAGGAGGGGCGGCTCACGCGTCTCGTGAACCGCGCGTTCGACGCGGTGCGTGACCGCTACGCGCGCGCGCTCGACGCGGCGCTGCAGATCCGTCCCGCGGTGGTGGCCGCGGCGGTGCTGGTGATGGCCGCGGCGGTGCCGCTCTACACGTACTCCAAGCGCGAGCTCGCGCCGGTGGAGGACCAGAGCCACATCAGCCTGTTCATGCAGGCGTCGCCCGACGCGTCGCTCGCCGCGAGCAACCGCGCGTCGCTGCAGGTGGTCGACGCGATCACGAAGTTCCCGGAGACGGAGTTCATGTGGTCGCTGACCGCGAACTGGGGCGCGTTCGGCGGCATGAAGGCGAAGAACTGGAAGGAGCGGAGCCGCACGACGGCGGAGCTGTACGGGCAGGTGTACGGCGCGGTGTCGCAGGTGCCGGGGCTGCGCGTCTTCCCGCGCCTCGATCCGCCGCTGCCGACGCCCGGGCAGTACGACGTGGAGCTGGTGCTGCAGAGCGACGCGCCGCCGGAGCAGATGCTGGAGACGGTGGGCGCGGTGGTCGGTGCCGGCTGGCAGAGTGGCAAGTTCCTGTACGTCGACACGGACCTGAAGATCGACCTGCCGGAGGCGCGCGTCGTCATCGACCGCGACGCGGTGGCGGACCTCGGCCTCGACCTCGCGTCGGTGGGCCGGGAGCTCGGCACGATGCTCGGCGGCGGCTACGTGAATCGCTTCAACTTCTTCGAGCGGAGCTACAAGGTCATCCCGCAGCTCGGCGAGGAGAACCGCGCGACCGTCGCCCCGCTGCTCGACCTCAAGATCAAGACGCCCGACGGGCGGCTCGTGCCGGTGTCGAGCTTCACGCGCATCGAGACGGCGGCCGCGCCGCGCACGCTGGAGCGGTTCCAGCAGCGCAACGCCGTGCGCGTGTTCGGCGGCGTGAAGCCCGGCGTGACGAAGGAGGAAGGGCTGCGCGTGCTGGAGGACGCGGCGCGCAAGGCCAGCGGGCCTAACGGCGGCGTCATCCTCGACTACGCCGGCGAGTCGCGGCAGATCCGCCGCGAGAGTGCCGCGCTCACCGCGTCGCTCGGCTTCGCGGTCGTGCTGATCTACCTGGTGCTCGCGGCGCAGTTCCAGAGCTTCCGTGATCCGCTGATCGTGCTCCTGGGCTCCGTGCCGCTCGCGATCTCCGGTGCGCTCGTGTTCAGCTATCTCGGTCTGACGACGATCAACATCTACTCGCAGGTGGGGCTGATCACGCTCGTCGGGCTGATCGCGAAGAACGGCATCCTCATCGTGGAGTTCGCGAACAAGCTGCAGGCGCAGGGCGCGGAGAAGCTCGCCGCGCTTCGCGAGGCGTCGCTCACGCGGCTCCGGCCCGTGCTCATGACGACCGTCGCCACGGTGTTCGGGCACCTGCCGCTGGTGTTCGTGACGGGTCCCGGCTCGCAGGCGCGTAACAGCATCGGCATGGTGCTCGTGACGGGCATGGTGGTCGGCACGGTGTTCACGCTGTTCGTCGTCCCGGTGTTCTACTCGCTCATCGCCGCGGACCATCGGCGCGCGGAGGCGCTCGCGCCCGTGGCCGTTCCCACGCCGCAGCCGTTCGCGCCCGAGGTGGCGCTGTCATGA
- a CDS encoding dienelactone hydrolase family protein: MSILRVLAVPAVAGMTLAACHRNAPMDEHSAHMSAADMAAPNANGGGSQGIAGLPPSNNAAPARLSASPRHGEWVKVAWEPGSRDSLMAWVVYPSTNRAKSPVVVVVHEIFGLSTWVRGVADQVAAEGFIAVAPDLLSRVRGGPTTVELSGDSARKLIQGVEPAEKNRGIDAVARWAMSQASAAPRYAVIGYCWGGSTVWQHAVNGGISGFSGGVAFYGLPYMTGAVPTADSLRKITKPVMLLSGSKDARIGSAMPAVDSTMKALGKSYVGINYPGAIHGFLRAQDDPKPQRDEAEEQANLAATKDGWPRTVAFLKKNLGI; the protein is encoded by the coding sequence GTGTCCATCCTTCGTGTCCTCGCCGTCCCCGCCGTCGCGGGGATGACATTGGCCGCCTGCCACCGCAACGCGCCGATGGACGAGCACTCGGCGCACATGTCCGCCGCCGACATGGCCGCGCCTAACGCGAACGGCGGTGGCTCGCAGGGCATCGCCGGGCTGCCGCCGAGCAACAACGCGGCCCCGGCACGGCTCTCGGCCAGCCCGCGGCACGGCGAGTGGGTGAAGGTCGCGTGGGAGCCCGGATCGCGCGACTCGCTCATGGCGTGGGTCGTCTACCCGTCGACGAACCGCGCGAAGTCGCCGGTCGTCGTCGTCGTGCACGAGATCTTCGGCCTGTCGACGTGGGTGCGCGGCGTCGCCGACCAGGTCGCGGCCGAGGGGTTCATCGCCGTCGCACCGGATCTGCTGTCACGCGTCCGCGGCGGACCGACCACCGTGGAGCTCTCCGGCGACTCGGCGCGGAAGCTGATCCAGGGCGTCGAGCCGGCCGAGAAGAACCGCGGCATCGACGCCGTCGCGCGCTGGGCGATGTCGCAGGCGTCGGCGGCGCCGCGCTACGCGGTCATCGGCTACTGCTGGGGCGGATCGACGGTGTGGCAGCACGCCGTGAACGGCGGCATCAGCGGCTTCTCCGGCGGCGTCGCGTTCTACGGGCTGCCGTACATGACCGGCGCGGTGCCCACCGCCGACTCGCTTCGCAAGATCACGAAGCCGGTGATGCTCCTCAGCGGCTCGAAGGACGCGCGCATCGGCTCGGCCATGCCGGCCGTCGACTCGACGATGAAGGCGTTAGGCAAGAGCTACGTCGGGATCAACTACCCGGGCGCGATCCACGGCTTCCTCCGCGCGCAGGACGACCCGAAGCCGCAGCGCGACGAGGCCGAGGAGCAGGCGAACCTCGCGGCGACGAAGGACGGGTGGCCGCGGACGGTGGCGTTCCTGAAGAAGAATCTGGGGATCTGA
- a CDS encoding penicillin acylase family protein, producing the protein MRRLLTLAILAPALASAQRVSKDATADVTRWQKQAQAVTITRDDHGIAHVRGRTDADAVFGMVYAQAEDDFNRVETNFINSQGRLAEAEGERAIWQDLRMKLFIDPDTLKAQYAASPAWLKSLMTAWADGLNYYLATHPQVKPRVITRFEPWMALSFSEGSIGGDIESVSLRDLEAFYGKRAGATSTPEGDAGPGAARKGRPEREQDIDDILPPEPTGSNGIAIGPKNSANGHAFLLINPHTTFFFRSELQMTSDEGLNAYGAATWGQFFLYQGFNDRLGWMHTSSAVDVIDEYAETIVDHGGRFAYKYGTGERPVVTQTVRVPYRAPDGTMAERAFTVYRTHHGPVVREADGKWITVSLMNTPVAALSQSYLRTKARSLAEYEKVFAYKANSSNNTIYADADGHIAYFHPQFVPKRDDRFDWTKPVDGSDPATDWRGVHDTESMPHLVDPATGWLYNSNNWPYTAAGPESPKQSAFPRYMDTAGENERGLHALQLLPNAKHVTLDSVLAIAYDSWQPFFARFVPQLVAAYDAAPATDPLKPKLADPIAALRAWDYRWGVQSVPTTVAVFWAEELFRRSQGRGLGSVVGDDALFARTSAADKLAALDAAVARLTTDFGSWRTPWGEFNRFQRLTGDLVAHYDDAQPSVPVGFTSALWGSLASFRARRGPDTKREYGYSGNSFVAAIEFGKDSVRARAVSAGGESGDPKSPHFTDQAVRYATGNLRPVYFYPNQLVGHTERTYHPGQ; encoded by the coding sequence ATGAGAAGGCTTCTCACGCTCGCCATCCTCGCCCCCGCGCTGGCTTCCGCCCAGCGCGTCTCGAAGGACGCCACCGCCGACGTCACGCGCTGGCAGAAGCAGGCCCAGGCCGTCACCATCACGCGCGACGACCACGGCATCGCCCACGTCCGCGGCCGCACCGACGCCGACGCCGTGTTCGGCATGGTGTACGCCCAGGCCGAGGACGACTTCAACCGCGTCGAGACGAACTTCATCAACTCGCAGGGGCGGCTCGCCGAGGCGGAGGGCGAGCGCGCGATCTGGCAGGACCTGCGCATGAAGCTCTTCATCGACCCCGACACGCTGAAGGCGCAGTACGCCGCGAGCCCGGCGTGGCTCAAGTCGCTCATGACCGCATGGGCCGACGGGTTGAACTACTACCTCGCCACGCATCCACAGGTGAAGCCGCGCGTCATCACGCGCTTCGAGCCGTGGATGGCGCTGTCGTTCAGCGAGGGGAGCATCGGCGGCGACATCGAGAGCGTGTCGCTGCGCGACCTCGAGGCGTTCTACGGCAAGCGCGCGGGCGCAACGTCCACGCCGGAGGGCGACGCCGGGCCGGGGGCGGCGCGGAAGGGGCGCCCGGAGCGCGAGCAGGACATCGACGACATCCTGCCGCCGGAGCCCACCGGCTCGAACGGCATCGCGATCGGGCCGAAGAACTCCGCGAACGGGCACGCGTTCCTCCTCATCAACCCGCATACGACGTTCTTCTTCCGCTCCGAGCTGCAGATGACGAGCGACGAGGGGCTGAACGCGTACGGCGCGGCGACGTGGGGACAGTTCTTCCTCTACCAGGGCTTCAACGACCGACTCGGCTGGATGCACACGTCGAGCGCGGTGGACGTCATCGACGAGTACGCGGAGACCATCGTCGACCACGGGGGGCGGTTCGCGTACAAGTACGGCACCGGGGAGCGCCCCGTCGTGACGCAGACCGTGCGCGTGCCGTACCGCGCGCCCGACGGGACGATGGCCGAGCGCGCGTTCACCGTGTACCGCACGCATCACGGTCCCGTCGTGCGCGAGGCGGACGGCAAGTGGATCACCGTCAGCCTGATGAACACGCCCGTGGCCGCCCTGAGCCAGTCGTACCTGCGCACGAAGGCGCGGTCGCTCGCCGAGTACGAGAAAGTGTTCGCGTACAAGGCGAACTCGTCGAACAACACCATCTACGCCGACGCGGACGGGCACATCGCGTACTTCCATCCGCAGTTCGTGCCGAAGCGCGACGATCGCTTCGACTGGACGAAGCCCGTGGACGGCAGCGATCCGGCGACCGACTGGCGCGGCGTGCACGACACCGAGAGCATGCCGCATCTCGTCGATCCGGCGACCGGGTGGCTGTACAACTCGAACAACTGGCCGTACACGGCGGCGGGGCCCGAGAGCCCGAAGCAGTCGGCGTTCCCGCGCTACATGGACACCGCGGGCGAGAACGAGCGCGGCCTGCACGCGCTGCAGCTGCTGCCTAACGCGAAGCACGTCACGCTCGACTCGGTGCTCGCGATCGCGTACGACTCGTGGCAGCCGTTCTTCGCGCGGTTCGTGCCGCAGCTCGTCGCGGCGTACGACGCCGCGCCGGCGACGGATCCGCTGAAGCCGAAGCTCGCCGACCCGATCGCGGCGCTGCGCGCGTGGGACTATCGCTGGGGCGTGCAGTCGGTGCCGACGACCGTCGCGGTGTTCTGGGCGGAGGAGCTGTTCCGCCGCAGCCAGGGGCGCGGCCTCGGCTCCGTCGTGGGCGACGACGCGCTGTTCGCGCGCACGTCGGCGGCCGACAAGCTCGCGGCGCTCGACGCGGCGGTCGCGCGGCTGACGACCGACTTCGGGTCGTGGCGCACGCCGTGGGGAGAGTTCAACCGCTTCCAGCGGCTGACGGGCGATCTCGTGGCGCACTACGACGACGCGCAGCCGAGCGTGCCGGTGGGATTCACGTCGGCGCTGTGGGGATCGCTGGCGTCGTTCCGCGCGCGCCGCGGTCCGGACACGAAGCGCGAGTACGGCTACTCCGGCAACAGCTTCGTGGCGGCGATCGAGTTCGGGAAGGACAGCGTGCGCGCGCGCGCCGTGAGCGCCGGGGGCGAGAGCGGCGATCCGAAGTCGCCGCACTTCACCGACCAGGCCGTGCGCTACGCGACCGGCAACCTGCGGCCCGTGTACTTCTACCCGAACCAGCTCGTCGGGCACACGGAGCGGACGTACCATCCGGGGCAGTGA
- a CDS encoding ArsR/SmtB family transcription factor translates to MYTPQTTTGQLAPGQFERIAKALADPRRFAMLETIGGGECPNQALCQRFPVSKATISHHLKELVQAGLVEPEREGQYVSYRVCREVVQAYSAELLRRVAVSAAGA, encoded by the coding sequence ATGTACACGCCGCAGACCACCACCGGCCAGCTCGCGCCCGGGCAGTTCGAGCGCATCGCGAAGGCGCTCGCCGACCCGCGGCGCTTCGCGATGCTCGAGACGATCGGCGGGGGGGAGTGCCCGAACCAGGCGCTCTGCCAGCGGTTCCCGGTCTCGAAGGCGACCATCTCGCACCACCTGAAGGAGCTGGTGCAGGCCGGGCTGGTGGAGCCGGAGCGCGAGGGGCAGTACGTCAGCTACCGCGTCTGCCGCGAAGTCGTCCAGGCCTACTCGGCCGAGCTGCTGCGGCGCGTGGCGGTGTCCGCGGCGGGCGCGTAG